From the Candidatus Paceibacterota bacterium genome, one window contains:
- a CDS encoding endonuclease/exonuclease/phosphatase family protein, translating to MKNALPFLAVALIAFPLTAPAATIALWNFNSRVPDSNPATGATAPIIGAGTASLVGGVTATFTEPNGSSDPSHDADNSNWRVTTWPAQSTQNRQNGIRFNVGTMGCRNIRMSWNLRNSNTASKYTRLQYTTNGTAFIDFQVITMPNETWVNGQSASFVGVPGVEDNPNFAVRFVTEFQSTATGSGLAGYVPSDSGSSYGTGGTLRFDMVRFYADDSDGSAVGSLSMLTFNILGSNASGWTLNSSNVQAIGRVLAYLQPDIIGFQEVPEDFRLLMADFIGSYLPGYYVAIGSSTGGAERSAVASRYPITRSKSWLVNRDLSAFGYDGDFTRDLFEAEITPPGFAQPLHFFTTHLKAHPDEESSIRRGAEARCISNFFATTYQATNALRPCVLVGDMNEDIYEPREFEQQAIQTMTSAQAGLKMNDPRNQVTGDDDTWSAQNDNPSIRFDYVLPNAILVSNLLSGQVFRSDKVSPSAPPLLATDSATASDHYPVMLVFNNPYYTFPADLHTKKFDGNLNGNGYAWATPANWYPDGVPTVGDDIVMDNTRQAPIRPTNTMSTFISVRSIEFMNNFAANNTWHL from the coding sequence ATGAAGAACGCCCTGCCCTTTCTCGCTGTGGCACTGATCGCCTTCCCCCTGACTGCGCCGGCCGCCACCATTGCGCTGTGGAACTTCAATAGCCGTGTGCCGGACAGTAACCCCGCCACAGGCGCCACCGCCCCAATCATCGGCGCTGGAACGGCTTCACTGGTCGGGGGGGTGACGGCGACGTTTACCGAGCCAAACGGCTCGTCGGATCCCAGCCACGATGCTGACAACAGCAATTGGCGCGTCACCACTTGGCCGGCGCAAAGCACTCAGAACCGGCAGAACGGCATCCGGTTCAATGTGGGCACGATGGGCTGCCGCAACATCCGGATGAGCTGGAACCTGCGCAACAGCAACACTGCCAGCAAGTACACCCGACTCCAATACACCACCAACGGCACAGCCTTCATTGATTTCCAGGTCATCACCATGCCGAATGAAACCTGGGTCAACGGCCAGTCGGCCAGCTTCGTCGGCGTGCCGGGAGTCGAGGATAACCCGAATTTCGCTGTTCGCTTTGTCACCGAGTTCCAAAGCACCGCCACCGGCTCCGGTCTCGCGGGTTATGTCCCCAGCGATTCCGGCAGCAGCTACGGCACCGGCGGCACGCTTCGCTTCGACATGGTCCGTTTCTATGCCGACGACTCGGATGGCTCGGCGGTCGGCAGCCTTTCGATGCTGACCTTCAACATCCTGGGGAGTAACGCCTCGGGCTGGACCTTGAACTCGTCCAACGTCCAGGCGATTGGCCGGGTACTGGCTTATCTCCAGCCTGACATTATCGGGTTCCAGGAGGTGCCCGAGGACTTTCGACTCCTGATGGCCGACTTTATCGGCAGCTACCTGCCCGGGTACTATGTCGCCATTGGCTCTAGCACGGGCGGGGCCGAGCGCAGCGCGGTGGCCAGCCGATATCCCATCACGCGATCCAAGTCCTGGCTGGTGAATAGGGACCTCTCGGCTTTTGGTTATGACGGCGACTTTACGCGCGACCTATTCGAGGCGGAAATCACACCGCCGGGGTTTGCGCAGCCGCTCCATTTCTTCACCACGCATCTCAAGGCGCATCCGGACGAGGAAAGTTCCATCCGGCGCGGGGCCGAGGCCCGTTGCATCTCCAATTTCTTTGCCACGACCTATCAGGCCACCAACGCGCTGCGCCCTTGCGTCCTGGTTGGGGACATGAACGAAGACATCTACGAGCCGAGGGAATTCGAGCAGCAGGCAATCCAGACCATGACCAGCGCGCAAGCCGGTTTGAAAATGAACGACCCCAGAAATCAGGTGACCGGCGATGACGACACCTGGTCCGCCCAGAACGACAACCCGAGCATCCGTTTCGATTACGTCCTGCCCAACGCAATTCTGGTCTCCAACCTGCTCAGCGGACAGGTGTTCCGATCGGATAAGGTCAGCCCCTCCGCACCGCCGTTGCTGGCCACCGACAGCGCCACCGCGTCGGATCATTATCCCGTCATGTTGGTCTTTAACAATCCGTACTACACTTTTCCCGCCGACCTCCACACGAAGAAGTTTGATGGCAACCTAAATGGCAATGGTTATGCCTGGGCCACGCCTGCAAACTGGTACCCGGACGGGGTTCCGACTGTGGGCGATGATA